A single region of the Malus sylvestris chromosome 8, drMalSylv7.2, whole genome shotgun sequence genome encodes:
- the LOC126632165 gene encoding protein PLASTID MOVEMENT IMPAIRED 1-RELATED 1-like gives MLQKTESREDYSGGNSNNGELLRDIEELSKALYFHKPPPKVLLSSSDGRSKSAGKTPFSDSNPRFVREDFLHKDKKSSSVWNWKKPLKALSHIGNRKFSCCFYLHVRSVEGLPLSFNNLRVCVHWKRKGEVLQTLSSKVVEGVAEFDETLMHRCSVYGSRNGLNHSVKYEEKLSLIYVSLSGEPGLDIGKHWVDLTRLLPLTFEELEGEKSGKWTTSFNLSGKARGANLNVSLGFLVMQEDKLINVRANPNVPELLNTGPRRSSSLDGGATMLRPVGSLPRIVTPKPAFSSQSLDLKICREVVLNGGLELSKSINFLCQTLDETRLSSVTESDCEHVPPLEPKTDIDFLFAKGIEEYKDDDDTEYTIVEVGTEMSEMEELKSDQVPGHANDESEAVEIINVDEIINGYDIDLEEKTMVIPKEAHGSYVDEVVVDDSKHEHDSVCTQGSAMDEVESVTHMLLISESADLDRPFSSGEFLEERNHTELKLTYKSSKTGKKSLSLDEVTESVTSDFLNILGMDCSMSSDSDAESPRELLLREFEKEALGSGNLFFDFDWKEEQPEIGSSVSPGSDSGDCFENSDLSLIIEAAEEEHKKESELLRRRKAKILEGLETEALMREWGLNEKDFWNSPRTFSGGFGSPIEIPLEEPLLPPLGEGFGPYVQLKGGGILQSMNPSLFRNAKNGGNLVIHVSNPVVIPAVMGFDAIQIVQHLAMVGDTLHECVSKLMPLEDITGKTIQHVAWEAAASAPNIVVSERFEQILYRGRQDEGFPSSWSCHNLSSTELGCSEVGSDYVSLEYLAPLAMEKIEALAVEGLRIQSRMSSGEAPSSIYPQSGGLQLCGFGDRVVDAEGLIALSLPLDEWLRLDAKIISDEDHSRERLLKILAAHHAKYTDLVDGNLTQETNCSGLSGRNCGLLGDNLTIALMVQLRDPFRNYEPVGIPMIALIQVERVLANLMPEVSSVLLNDSKENEHYESVFDEIGDMRKGEMNEGDEGCNPQFKIIDVHLAGVDTAPGSRRLWGTTTQLHSGFRWLLGAGMGKTASFPVSNSKAIVRSSTPVSAKHQRDFLWSVSSDFQGAGATWKDSIAPHVRNPNVIFPNESIKPHVNL, from the exons ATGTTGCAGAAAACTGAGAGTAGGGAAGATTACAGTGGTGGGAATTCCAACAATGGTGAGTTGTTGCGTGACATTGAAGAACTAAGCAAAGCCCTTTACTTTCATAAACCCCCACCGAAAGTTTTGCTTTCCTCTTCTGATGGAAGATCCAAATCTGCTGGGAAAACCCCTTTTTCGGATTCGAACCCGAGATTTGTTAGGGAAGATTTTTTGCACAAGGACAAGAAATCGTCTTCGGTGTGGAATTGGAAGAAGCCCTTGAAGGCTCTCAGTCATATCGGGAATCGGAAATTTAGTTGTTGTTTTTACCTTCATGTGCGTTCTGTTGAAGGGTTGCCTCTGAGTTTTAATAATCTTAGAGTATGTGTGCATTGGAAGAGGAAGGGTGAGGTGCTGCAGACTCTGTCTTCGAAGGTTGTGGAAGGCGTAGCTGAGTTTGATGAAACCTTGATGCATAGGTGTTCTGTGTATGGAAGTAGAAATGGCCTGAACCATTCGGTTAAGTATGAGGAGAAGCTATCGTTGATCTACGTTTCTTTGAGTGGGGAACCAGGGCTTGACATCGGGAAACACTGGGTTGATCTTACGAGGCTGTTACCACTTACTTTTGAGGAGTTGGAGGGGGAAAAAAGTGGTAAATGGACAACAAGCTTCAACCTTTCAGGCAAGGCTAGAGGTGCTAATCTAAATGTTAGTTTGGGATTTCTGGTGATGCAGGAGGATAAGTTAATTAATGTGAGGGCTAATCCAAATGTTCCTGAGCTTCTGAACACGGGGCCAAGGAGGTCAAGTTCGTTGGACGGTGGAGCTACAATGCTTCGCCCAGTTGGGAGTTTGCCACGCATTGTAACTCCCAAGCCTGCCTTCTCATCTCAGTCTCTTGATTTGAAGATTTGTCGCGAAGTAGTGCTGAATGGAGGGTTGGAGCTCTCTAAGTcaattaatttcttatgtcagaCACTTGATGAGACTAGATTGAGTAGTGTAACAGAGTCAGATTGCGAACATGTGCCTCCACTTGAACCTAAAACTGATATAGACTTTTTGTTTGCTAAGGGAATTGAAGAATACAAGGATGATGACGATACTGAATATACCATTGTAGAAGTCGGGACAGAAATGTCTGAGATGGaagagttaaaatctgatcaAGTTCCCGGTCATGCTAATGATGAGTCAGAAGCAGTTGAAATTATCAATGTAGATGAGATCATTAATGGTTATGACATAGACCTCGAGGAGAAGACTATGGTTATTCCAAAGGAAGCCCATGGTAGTTATGTGGACGAGGTTGTGGTGGATGACAGCAAACATGAACATGATAGTGTATGCACCCAGGGATCGGCCATGGATGAGGTGGAGTCTGTAACTCACATGCTCTTGATTTCAGAATCAGCAGATTTGGATCGTCCATTTTCTTCGGGAGAGTTTCTTGAGGAAAGGAACCACACGGAACTTAAGTTGACGTACAAATCAAGTAAAACAGGTAAAAAATCACTTAGTTTGGACGAAGTAACTGAATCCGTGACAAGTGATTTCTTAAACATCCTTGGTATGGACTGTAGCATGAGTTCTGACAGTGATGCTGAGTCTCCTAGAGAACTTCTTTTAAGAGAGTTTGAAAAAGAGGCACTGGGTTCGGGAAACTTATTTTTTGATTTTGATTGGAAGGAAGAGCAGCCCGAAATTGGATCCTCTGTTTCACCAGGTTCTGATTCTGGAGATTGCTTTGAGAATTCTGATTTGTCATTGATTATTGAAGCCGCTGAAGAAGAGCACAAGAAAGAAAGTGAGCTATTAAGAAGAAGGAAGGCCAAAATTCTTGAAGGCTTGGAGACTGAAGCTTTGATGCGAGAATGGGGATTAAATGAAAAGGACTTTTGGAATTCTCCTCGTACCTTCTCTGGTGGATTTGGTAGTCCAATTGAGATCCCCCTTGAAGAGCCACTCCTACCTCCACTCGGAGAAGGCTTTGGTCCTTATGTTCAGTTGAAGGGTGGAGGCATTTTGCAGTCTATGAATCCTTCACTTTTCAGAAATGCTAAAAACGGTGGGAACTTGGTGATTCATGTTTCTAATCCCGTTGTTATACCAGCAGTAATGGGTTTTGATGCTATCCAGATAGTGCAGCATCTGGCAATGGTTGGAGATACGCTGCATGAGTGTGTGAGTAAACTAATGCCTTTGGAAGATATTACGGGGAAGACAATACAACATGTAGCCTGGGAGGCAGCGGCCTCAGCGCCTAACATAGTGGTATCTGAGAG GTTTGAGCAGATTTTATATCGTGGGAGGCAGGATGAAGGATTTCCTTCTAGTTGGAGTTGTCATAACCTGAGTTCTACCGAATTGGGATGTAGTGAGGTGGGGTCAGACTACGTATCTCTAGAGTATCTTGCCCCTTTGGCAATGGAAAAAATTGAAGCTCTTGCAGTGGAAGGGTTAAGAATCCAGTCCCGCATGTCAAGCGGGGAGGCACCTTCAAGTATATATCCTCAGTCTGGAGGTTTGCAACTATGCGGTTTTGGAGATCGTGTTGTTGATGCTGAGGGATTAATTGCTCTGTCTTTACCATTGGACGAGTGGCTGAGGCTAGATGCTAAAATCATTAGTGATGAAGATCACAGCAGAGAGCGATTGTTGAAAATCCTTGCTGCCCATCATGCCAAGTACACAGATTTGGTCGATGGAAATTTGACACAAGAAACGAACTGCAGTGGTTTATCTGGTAGGAACTGTGGACTTTTGGGGGACAACCTCACAATTGCTCTCATGGTGCAGCTTAGAGATCCCTTTCGAAACTATGAACCAGTGGGTATTCCAATGATTGCTCTAATTCAAGTGGAGAGAGTTTTGGCCAATTTAATGCCAGAGGTGTCAAGTGTGCTGTTAAACGATAGCAAAGAGAACGAACACTATGAGTCAGTCTTTGATGAGATTGGGGACATGAGAAAAGGGGAGATGAATGAAGGAGATGAAGGATGCAATCCTCAGTTTAAAATCATCGATGTCCATCTTGCAGGAGTGGATACTGCGCCTGGAAGCAGGCGGCTTTGGGGTACCACAACCCAACTGCATTCTGGCTTCCGATGGTTGCTTGGCGCAGGCATGGGTAAGACCGCTAGTTTTCCAGTCTCGAACTCGAAAGCCATTGTAAGATCATCCACACCAGTTTCAGCAAAACATCAGAGGGATTTTCTATGGAGCGTTTCCTCTGATTTTCAAGGTGCAGGAGCAACCTGGAAGGATTCGATAGCTCCACATGTTCGAAACCCGAACGTTATATTTCCGAATGAAAGCATCAAACCACACGTAAACCTGTAA
- the LOC126632794 gene encoding probable WRKY transcription factor 50: MSGGNFRSVESPETNDFSGNLNFEFSEYLMIRKWLDEDPSFVGSEFSVQNSGFRANEVGESGARSSQPGGSTIRGENGSSRERQEARERVAFKTKSEVEILDDGFRWRKYGKKKVKSSPNPRNYYKCSVGGCHVKKRVERDREDPRFVITTYDGVHNHPGL; encoded by the exons ATGTCTGGTGGCAACTTCAGGTCAGTAGAGTCACCTGAGACTAATGACTTTTCCGGAAACTTGAATTTTGAGTTTTCAGAGTACTTGATGATCCGCAAGTGGCTGGATGAGGATCCGAGTTTCGTAGGTTCGGAGTTTTCTGTCCAGAATTCGGGTTTTCGAGCGAATGAAGTTGGTGAGTCTGGTGCAAGGAGCAGCCAACCTGGAGGGTCTACTATCA GAGGAGAGAATGGAAGCAGCCGGGAGAGGCAGGAAGCTAGAGAGAGAGTTGCattcaaaacaaaatcagaagtTGAAATATTGGATGATGGGTTCAGGTGGAGGAAGTATGGTAAAAAGAAGGTGAAAAGCAGCCCTAATCCAAG AAATTACTACAAGTGTTCAGTTGGAGGGTGCCACGTGAAAAAAAGAGTTGAGAGAGATAGGGAGGATCCAAGGTTTGTAATTACAACTTATGATGGAGTCCATAACCATCCAGGCCTCTAA
- the LOC126632178 gene encoding uncharacterized protein At4g33100-like produces MGIITDSQNKKKPSSSSTFPCAKLRDAYHNCFTRWYSEKFVKGQWDKEDCVSEWQKYKACLAEHLEDKQLSRFLEAEGNVNCTTTDGG; encoded by the exons ATGGGGATCATCACCGATTCACAGAACAAGAAgaaaccttcttcttcttccaccttTCCCTGTGCAAAACTCAGAGATGCATACCACAATTGCTTCACCAG GTGGTACTCGGAGAAATTTGTAAAGGGCCAATGGGACAAGGAGGATTGCGTTTCAGAGTGGCAGAAATACAAGGCCTGCCTCGCC GAACATTTGGAAGATAAGCAGCTGAGTCGCTTCTTAGAGGCTGAAGGCAATGTGAACTGCACCACCACTGACGGTGGCTAA